In Simplicispira sp. 125, one DNA window encodes the following:
- a CDS encoding barstar family protein, whose protein sequence is MDTPLRKDQESPLRGVRANIVQSIRAFRVQDLQDAAATLGHHFLYANLAHAQTKQDVLDLIAQQFTFPSHFGKNFDALSDCLTDPLHKSGPQPGFIVVLEQIPATAKFDKEAREQLLDVFRDVADYWNDRKIPFRCFYSFL, encoded by the coding sequence ATGGATACGCCACTTCGTAAAGACCAGGAATCCCCACTGCGCGGTGTACGCGCCAACATTGTGCAATCCATTCGCGCGTTTCGCGTGCAGGATCTGCAGGATGCAGCGGCCACGCTGGGGCACCATTTTCTTTACGCCAACCTCGCCCACGCACAGACCAAACAGGATGTGCTGGATTTGATCGCCCAGCAGTTCACCTTTCCGTCGCACTTCGGCAAGAATTTCGACGCCTTGTCGGACTGCCTGACGGACCCGCTGCACAAGTCTGGCCCGCAACCAGGCTTTATCGTGGTGCTGGAACAAATTCCTGCCACCGCCAAATTCGACAAGGAAGCCCGCGAGCAACTGCTCGATGTCTTCCGGGACGTGGCGGACTACTGGAATGACCGGAAAATACCGTTCCGCTGTTTCTATTCTTTTCTGTAG
- a CDS encoding ribonuclease, whose product MLKAVAARVCNAGLACVLGAAWALTPLVGQARNQPLTDGAATISVAQLPLQGRETYALIHQGGPFPYDKDGVVFGNRERLLPAHKRGYYREYTVRTPGVRHRGARRIVCGGKPRTPDACYYTSDHYASYREIIK is encoded by the coding sequence ATGCTGAAGGCTGTAGCCGCCCGTGTATGCAATGCAGGGCTTGCGTGTGTTCTGGGTGCTGCATGGGCGTTGACTCCTCTGGTAGGACAGGCGCGCAACCAGCCATTGACCGATGGTGCTGCCACGATTTCCGTGGCACAACTGCCTCTCCAGGGGCGCGAGACCTATGCCTTGATTCACCAGGGCGGCCCTTTTCCTTATGACAAGGATGGGGTGGTTTTTGGCAATCGGGAGAGGCTGTTGCCTGCGCACAAGCGCGGGTACTACCGGGAATACACCGTCAGAACACCAGGCGTTCGCCACCGCGGCGCCCGGCGCATTGTGTGTGGCGGCAAGCCCCGGACGCCGGACGCCTGCTATTACACCAGCGACCACTACGCCAGTTACCGCGAAATTATCAAATGA
- a CDS encoding NADP-dependent malic enzyme produces the protein MPEQAPEHHPTLDKRALLRKAALEYHEFPKPGKITIAATKQMVNQHDLALAYSPGVAAPCEEIVKDPKAAFKYTSRGNLVGVVTNGTAVLGLGDIGPLASKPVMEGKAVLFKKFSGIDVFDIEINEQDPEKLVEIIASLEPTFGGINLEDIKAPDCFYVERKLRERMKIPVFHDDQHGTAIVVGAAILNGLKVAGKDLQKVKLVTSGAGAAALACLGLLVKLGIPRENIWVTDLAGVVYQGRTELMDEDKASFAQQTDARSLSEVIAGADVFLGLSAGGVMKKDMVAKMAPRPLIFALANPNPEIQPEDVKAVRDDAIIATGRSDFPNQVNNVLCFPYIFRGALDSGATTITQEMEIAAVHAIADLAQAEQSEVVAAAYVGEKLAFGPEYLIPKPFDPRLMMKIAPAVAQAAFDSGVALRPITDMDAYRDQLQTFVYASGTLMKPLFLAAKTAIKKRVAYAEGEEERVLRAAQIVVDERVARPTLIGRPAVIAQRIAKFGLRLSEGVDYDVVNVEQDHRYRDFWQTYHRIAERKGITEPIAKIEMRRRLTLIGSMMLLKGEVDGLIVGTWGHTSHHLNYIDQVIGRRAGVATYACMNGLLLPDRQVFLVDTHVNYDPTAEQLAEITMMAAEEMLRFGIKPKAALLSHSNFGSSDKPSAVKMRQTLELLRVQAPWLEVDGEMHGDVALSGKARATLMPHSSLIGDANLLVLPNIDAANISYNLLKTAAGGNIAIGPVLLGAAQPVHILTASATVRRIVNMTALTVADANAQR, from the coding sequence ATGCCTGAGCAAGCCCCGGAACACCATCCCACCCTCGACAAACGCGCCCTGTTGCGCAAGGCCGCACTCGAATACCACGAGTTCCCAAAGCCCGGCAAGATCACCATTGCCGCAACCAAGCAGATGGTGAACCAGCACGACCTGGCGCTGGCCTATTCGCCGGGCGTGGCCGCGCCGTGCGAAGAAATCGTCAAAGACCCGAAGGCCGCCTTCAAGTACACCAGCCGGGGCAACCTGGTCGGCGTGGTGACCAACGGCACTGCGGTGCTGGGACTGGGCGACATTGGGCCGCTGGCGAGCAAGCCCGTGATGGAAGGCAAGGCGGTTCTGTTCAAGAAGTTCTCGGGCATCGATGTGTTCGATATCGAGATCAACGAACAAGACCCCGAGAAGCTGGTCGAGATCATTGCCTCGCTGGAGCCCACTTTTGGCGGCATCAACCTCGAAGACATCAAGGCACCGGATTGCTTCTATGTCGAGCGCAAGCTGCGTGAGCGCATGAAGATTCCGGTCTTCCACGACGACCAGCATGGCACGGCGATCGTGGTGGGCGCTGCCATCCTCAACGGTCTGAAGGTGGCGGGCAAGGACCTTCAAAAGGTCAAGCTCGTCACCTCGGGTGCCGGTGCCGCCGCGCTGGCCTGCCTGGGGCTGCTGGTCAAGCTGGGCATTCCGCGCGAGAACATCTGGGTGACCGACCTGGCTGGCGTGGTGTACCAGGGCCGCACCGAGTTGATGGACGAGGACAAGGCGTCTTTTGCTCAGCAGACCGACGCGCGCTCGCTCAGCGAAGTCATTGCCGGGGCCGATGTTTTCCTGGGCCTGTCGGCCGGTGGCGTGATGAAGAAAGACATGGTGGCCAAGATGGCACCGCGTCCGCTGATTTTTGCCCTGGCCAACCCTAACCCCGAAATCCAGCCCGAAGACGTCAAGGCCGTGCGCGACGACGCCATCATCGCCACGGGCCGCTCGGATTTCCCCAACCAGGTCAACAACGTCCTGTGCTTTCCATACATCTTTAGGGGTGCGCTCGACAGTGGTGCCACCACCATCACGCAGGAAATGGAAATTGCCGCAGTGCACGCCATTGCCGATCTGGCACAGGCCGAGCAAAGCGAAGTGGTGGCGGCGGCTTATGTGGGGGAGAAACTGGCCTTCGGCCCGGAATACCTGATTCCCAAGCCCTTCGATCCACGGCTGATGATGAAAATTGCACCGGCCGTGGCCCAGGCGGCATTCGACAGCGGCGTGGCACTGCGCCCGATTACGGATATGGACGCTTACCGCGACCAGTTGCAGACCTTTGTCTATGCCTCGGGCACGCTGATGAAGCCCCTCTTTTTGGCCGCGAAGACCGCGATCAAGAAGCGCGTGGCCTATGCCGAAGGCGAGGAAGAGCGCGTGCTGCGTGCAGCCCAGATCGTGGTGGACGAGCGCGTTGCACGGCCTACGCTGATCGGCCGCCCTGCGGTCATTGCGCAGCGCATTGCGAAGTTCGGCCTGCGCCTGTCGGAAGGAGTTGATTACGACGTGGTCAACGTCGAGCAGGATCACCGCTACCGTGACTTCTGGCAGACCTACCATCGTATCGCCGAGCGCAAGGGCATCACCGAACCGATCGCCAAGATCGAGATGCGCCGCAGGCTCACGCTGATCGGCAGCATGATGCTGCTCAAGGGCGAAGTCGACGGCCTGATCGTGGGCACCTGGGGCCATACCTCGCACCACCTCAACTACATCGACCAGGTCATTGGCCGCCGCGCCGGCGTGGCCACCTACGCCTGCATGAACGGTTTGCTGTTACCCGACCGCCAGGTGTTCCTGGTGGATACCCATGTCAACTACGATCCCACGGCCGAACAGCTCGCGGAGATCACCATGATGGCGGCCGAAGAAATGCTGCGCTTTGGCATCAAGCCCAAGGCGGCGCTGCTATCGCACTCCAACTTTGGCAGCAGCGACAAGCCCAGCGCCGTGAAAATGCGCCAGACGCTGGAACTGCTGCGCGTTCAGGCGCCCTGGCTCGAAGTGGACGGTGAAATGCACGGCGACGTGGCACTCAGTGGCAAAGCGCGCGCGACGCTCATGCCCCACAGCAGCCTGATCGGCGATGCCAACCTGCTGGTCCTGCCCAATATTGATGCCGCCAACATCTCCTACAACCTGCTCAAGACCGCTGCCGGCGGCAATATCGCCATCGGCCCGGTGCTGCTGGGAGCTGCCCAGCCGGTGCATATTCTGACGGCCAGCGCCACGGTGCGCCGTATCGTCAACATGACCGCGCTCACTGTGGCCGATGCCAACGCACAGCGGTAG
- a CDS encoding IS110 family transposase codes for MQESNLYIGVDVSKAELVIAMGPQRRPCSVANDAPSISRWLREVPAHALIAMESTGRYHGLLAHLASQAGFQVFVLNARDVFFYARALGTRAKTDGVDAGVIARYLAEHHDQLHPWQPANPLQQRLQDLLTRRAQVATHRSALRQVFADVDQQGIETDKLQKAFDALLHSIDDQVRALIASDAQMAERCERLRTITGIGPQTTAVLAALLSRFEFANSDALVAYSGLDPRPNDSGTKRGRRRLSKKGPALLRRQMYLTGMSASHSKALKPLYQSIRAKGFATTEAFVILGRKLLRVAFAVWKGSEIFDPTRLMPKTA; via the coding sequence ATGCAAGAGTCCAATTTGTACATCGGCGTGGACGTATCCAAAGCCGAACTCGTCATCGCCATGGGTCCACAGCGACGACCGTGCAGCGTCGCCAACGATGCGCCGAGCATCAGTCGCTGGCTGCGGGAAGTCCCCGCGCATGCACTCATCGCCATGGAATCCACCGGCCGGTATCACGGCTTGCTGGCACACCTGGCTAGCCAAGCGGGCTTTCAAGTGTTCGTGCTCAATGCGCGAGACGTCTTCTTCTACGCACGTGCCTTGGGCACACGGGCCAAGACCGACGGCGTAGACGCCGGCGTGATTGCCCGCTACTTGGCTGAGCACCACGATCAGCTGCATCCCTGGCAACCGGCAAACCCCTTGCAGCAGCGCCTCCAAGACCTGCTCACACGCAGGGCGCAAGTGGCCACACACCGATCGGCCTTGCGCCAAGTCTTCGCCGATGTCGACCAACAGGGGATTGAGACGGACAAGCTGCAAAAGGCCTTCGACGCCTTGCTCCATTCCATAGACGACCAGGTGCGCGCCTTGATCGCCAGCGATGCGCAGATGGCCGAGCGATGCGAGCGGCTGCGCACCATCACCGGTATCGGACCGCAGACCACAGCGGTGCTGGCAGCGCTGCTCAGCCGCTTCGAGTTTGCCAATTCTGATGCCCTGGTAGCTTACAGCGGTCTGGACCCGCGTCCCAACGATTCCGGCACCAAGCGCGGCAGGCGCCGTCTGAGCAAGAAGGGGCCAGCGCTCTTGCGCAGGCAGATGTACCTGACGGGTATGTCCGCCAGTCACAGCAAAGCCCTCAAGCCGCTGTACCAGTCGATCCGGGCCAAGGGCTTTGCGACAACCGAGGCGTTTGTGATCTTAGGCCGCAAGTTGTTGCGAGTGGCATTTGCTGTCTGGAAGGGGAGCGAGATCTTTGATCCGACACGGTTGATGCCAAAAACCGCTTGA
- a CDS encoding CoA-acylating methylmalonate-semialdehyde dehydrogenase produces the protein MHKDHNVTTTIGHLIDGQLVVDTERTQPVFNPATGQSTTSVALASKATVEAAIASAEAAFPAWRNTPPLKRARVMAKLKVLLEENADKIAALITAEHGKVLSDAHGELQRGIENVEYASYAPELLKGEHSRNVGPNIDSWSEFQALGVTAGITPFNFPAMVPLWMWPMAVACGNTFVLKPSERDPSSVLFIAQLALEAGLPPGVLNVVNGDKLAVDTLLQDPRVKAVSFVGSTPIAEYIYAEGCRQAKRVQALGGAKNHAVLMPDADVGNAVSALMGAAYGSCGERCMAIPLLVAVGDAVGDAVVAGLKTEIAKMQVGPGTDNGNDMGPLITREHAAKVRAYVDSGVAEGATLVVDGRGVQVADGHENGYFLGACLFDNVQPGMKIYEEEIFGPVLGVVRVKTLQEAMNLIDAHEYGNGTCIFTRDGEAARYFTDHIQVGMVGVNVPLPVPVAYHSFGGWKRSLFGDLHAYGPDAVRFYTKRKTITQRWPSAGVREGAVFSFPSSR, from the coding sequence ATGCACAAAGATCACAACGTCACCACCACCATCGGCCACCTGATTGATGGCCAATTGGTTGTTGACACCGAGCGCACACAGCCGGTGTTCAACCCCGCCACGGGCCAGTCCACCACCAGCGTGGCGTTGGCCAGCAAAGCCACCGTCGAAGCCGCCATTGCTTCGGCCGAAGCCGCTTTTCCCGCCTGGCGCAATACGCCGCCGCTCAAGCGCGCGCGGGTGATGGCCAAGCTCAAGGTGCTGCTGGAAGAAAACGCCGACAAAATCGCCGCGCTCATCACTGCCGAGCACGGCAAGGTGCTGAGCGATGCGCACGGCGAGCTGCAGCGCGGCATTGAAAACGTCGAATACGCCAGCTATGCGCCCGAACTGCTCAAGGGCGAGCACAGCCGCAACGTGGGCCCCAACATTGACTCGTGGAGCGAGTTCCAGGCGCTGGGCGTGACGGCAGGCATCACGCCGTTCAACTTTCCGGCCATGGTGCCGCTGTGGATGTGGCCCATGGCCGTGGCCTGCGGCAACACCTTTGTCCTGAAGCCGTCCGAACGCGACCCGAGCAGTGTGCTGTTCATCGCTCAGCTGGCGCTCGAAGCGGGCCTGCCGCCCGGCGTGCTCAACGTGGTCAATGGCGATAAGTTGGCTGTCGATACGCTGCTGCAAGACCCCCGGGTCAAGGCGGTGAGCTTTGTGGGTTCAACCCCTATCGCCGAATATATCTACGCCGAAGGCTGCCGCCAGGCTAAGCGTGTGCAGGCCCTCGGCGGTGCAAAAAACCATGCGGTGTTGATGCCCGATGCCGACGTGGGCAACGCCGTCAGTGCGCTGATGGGCGCGGCCTACGGCTCGTGCGGCGAGCGCTGCATGGCCATCCCGCTGCTGGTTGCGGTGGGTGACGCGGTGGGCGACGCCGTCGTGGCGGGGCTGAAGACCGAAATCGCCAAGATGCAGGTCGGCCCCGGCACCGACAACGGCAACGACATGGGGCCGCTGATCACCCGCGAGCATGCGGCCAAGGTCAGGGCCTATGTGGACAGCGGCGTGGCCGAAGGCGCCACGCTGGTGGTGGACGGCCGTGGCGTGCAGGTGGCAGACGGCCATGAAAACGGCTACTTCCTGGGCGCCTGCCTGTTTGACAACGTCCAACCCGGCATGAAGATCTACGAAGAAGAAATCTTCGGCCCCGTGCTCGGCGTGGTGCGCGTGAAGACGCTGCAAGAGGCGATGAACCTGATCGACGCCCACGAGTACGGCAACGGCACCTGCATCTTCACGCGCGACGGCGAGGCCGCGCGCTACTTCACCGACCATATCCAGGTCGGCATGGTGGGCGTGAACGTGCCCCTGCCCGTGCCCGTGGCCTACCACTCGTTTGGCGGCTGGAAGCGCAGCCTGTTTGGCGACCTGCATGCCTATGGGCCCGATGCCGTGCGTTTCTACACCAAGCGCAAAACCATCACGCAGCGCTGGCCGTCGGCGGGTGTGCGCGAAGGGGCGGTGTTCAGCTTTCCCAGCAGCCGCTGA
- a CDS encoding aspartate aminotransferase family protein, which yields MSFVHTEPSLDAAPRMDAAWLDAYWMPYTANRQFKANPRMVVEAQGAYYTDSEGRKIFDGLSGLWCAGLGHGRREIAEAVGKQAAKLDYSPAFQFGHPLAFELANRIKELTPAGLDYVFFTGSGSEAADTSLKMARAYWRAKGQASKTRLIGREKGYHGVNFGGISVGGIAANRKMFGSGLEADHLPHTQPPAGSFHKGMPPTGKELADRLLDLIALHDASNIAAVIVEPFSGSAGVVIPPVGYLQRLREICTQNNILLIFDEVITGFGRAGAMSGAEAFGVTPDLFNFAKQVTNGVQPLGGVVASKEIYDTFMAAGGPDYMLEFAHGYTYSAHPVACAAGIAALDILQKEDMVGRVQALVPHFEQAVHSLKGAKHVADIRNYGLAAGFTIAALPGEPARRPYEIAMACWKKGFYVRYGGDTIQLAPPFISEKVEIDRLINALGDALTETA from the coding sequence ATGAGCTTTGTCCACACCGAACCCTCGCTTGACGCCGCACCGCGCATGGATGCCGCCTGGCTCGATGCCTACTGGATGCCCTACACGGCCAACCGCCAGTTCAAGGCCAACCCCCGCATGGTGGTCGAGGCGCAGGGCGCCTATTACACCGACAGCGAAGGGCGCAAGATTTTTGACGGCCTGTCGGGCCTGTGGTGCGCCGGCCTGGGCCATGGCCGCCGCGAGATTGCCGAGGCGGTGGGCAAACAGGCGGCCAAGCTGGACTATTCGCCCGCCTTCCAGTTTGGCCACCCGCTCGCGTTTGAGCTGGCCAATCGCATCAAGGAGCTGACGCCTGCCGGGCTGGACTACGTGTTCTTCACCGGCTCGGGCTCCGAGGCTGCCGACACCTCGTTGAAGATGGCCCGTGCCTACTGGCGCGCCAAGGGCCAGGCAAGCAAGACGCGCCTGATTGGCCGCGAGAAGGGCTACCACGGCGTGAACTTTGGCGGCATCTCGGTGGGTGGCATCGCTGCCAACCGCAAGATGTTTGGCTCTGGGCTAGAGGCCGACCACCTGCCGCACACGCAGCCCCCGGCGGGCTCGTTCCACAAAGGCATGCCGCCCACCGGCAAGGAACTGGCGGACCGTCTGCTCGACCTGATCGCCCTGCACGATGCATCCAACATTGCGGCTGTCATCGTCGAGCCGTTTTCGGGTTCGGCCGGTGTTGTGATTCCGCCCGTGGGCTACCTGCAGCGCCTGCGCGAAATCTGCACGCAGAACAACATCCTGCTGATTTTTGACGAAGTCATCACGGGCTTTGGCCGCGCGGGGGCGATGAGTGGCGCCGAGGCTTTCGGCGTGACGCCCGACCTCTTCAACTTTGCCAAGCAGGTCACCAATGGCGTGCAGCCCCTGGGCGGCGTGGTGGCCAGCAAGGAGATTTACGACACCTTCATGGCCGCAGGCGGGCCGGACTACATGCTGGAGTTTGCCCACGGCTACACCTACTCGGCCCACCCGGTGGCCTGCGCAGCCGGTATTGCGGCACTCGACATCCTGCAAAAGGAAGACATGGTGGGCCGTGTGCAGGCGCTGGTGCCGCACTTTGAGCAGGCGGTGCACAGCCTCAAGGGCGCCAAGCATGTGGCCGACATCCGCAATTACGGCCTGGCCGCTGGTTTCACCATCGCCGCGCTGCCCGGCGAGCCCGCCCGCCGCCCTTATGAGATCGCCATGGCGTGCTGGAAGAAGGGCTTTTACGTGCGCTACGGCGGCGACACCATCCAGCTGGCGCCCCCGTTCATCAGCGAAAAGGTCGAGATCGATCGCCTGATCAACGCCTTGGGCGACGCGCTGACCGAAACAGCCTGA
- a CDS encoding LysR family transcriptional regulator: MQVKPAPTKHRAVLGQLSDMDLRLLQVFKSVAECGGLSAAELELNIGTSTVSRHMKDLETRLGLTLCRRGRAGFALTAEGQRVYDETLRLLSAVDAFRSSIDDIHRRMGGRLDVAVFDKTASNPAAHIGEAIARFAAQAPEVSLQMHVASIPAIERGLMDGSFHVGIIPAHRASQSLVYANLFTETMLLYCGARHPLFGADHAALTWDALRAWQFAGLGYHSPNMELSHGARLPRKATGFDQESIATLILSGRYLGFLPDHYAESFERQGLMQAVQPAQFFYPCQFVSVLRKSPQPPRAAQAFAQCLLAAHA; this comes from the coding sequence ATGCAAGTAAAACCTGCACCCACCAAACACCGCGCCGTGCTCGGCCAGCTCAGCGACATGGACCTGCGCCTGCTGCAGGTGTTCAAAAGCGTGGCCGAGTGCGGCGGGCTATCGGCCGCCGAGCTGGAACTCAACATCGGCACCAGCACCGTCAGCCGCCACATGAAAGACCTGGAAACGCGCCTGGGCCTGACGCTGTGCCGCCGGGGCCGGGCCGGTTTTGCGCTGACGGCCGAGGGCCAGCGCGTGTACGACGAAACCCTGCGCCTGCTATCGGCCGTGGATGCGTTTCGCAGCAGCATTGACGACATCCACCGCCGCATGGGCGGGCGCCTGGACGTGGCGGTGTTCGACAAGACCGCCAGCAACCCGGCCGCGCACATTGGCGAGGCGATTGCGCGTTTTGCCGCGCAGGCGCCCGAGGTCAGCCTGCAGATGCACGTGGCCAGCATCCCCGCGATCGAGCGCGGCCTGATGGACGGGAGCTTTCACGTCGGCATCATCCCCGCGCACCGCGCCTCGCAAAGCCTGGTGTACGCCAACCTGTTCACCGAGACCATGCTGCTCTACTGCGGTGCGCGCCACCCGCTGTTTGGCGCAGACCATGCCGCGCTGACCTGGGATGCCCTGCGCGCCTGGCAGTTTGCCGGCCTGGGCTACCACTCGCCCAATATGGAACTGAGCCACGGCGCCCGCCTGCCCCGCAAGGCCACGGGCTTTGACCAGGAGTCGATTGCCACGCTCATTCTCTCGGGCCGCTACCTGGGTTTTTTGCCCGACCATTACGCCGAGAGCTTCGAGCGCCAGGGTCTGATGCAGGCCGTGCAACCGGCGCAGTTCTTCTACCCCTGCCAGTTTGTCAGTGTGCTGCGCAAGTCACCCCAGCCGCCGCGCGCGGCGCAGGCTTTTGCACAGTGCTTGCTGGCAGCGCACGCCTGA
- a CDS encoding flagellar basal body protein: MSSISSIASSGLQAAQLRLDASAHNVANMNTPAFRRQSVALQAQPEQGGVRASVQRESQEGAALEQEAVEQMSATYAFKANLQTLQTEDRMLGALLNTQA; the protein is encoded by the coding sequence ATGTCCAGCATCTCCTCCATTGCATCTTCCGGCCTGCAGGCCGCGCAACTGCGGCTGGACGCCTCGGCGCACAACGTGGCCAACATGAACACGCCCGCGTTTCGTCGCCAGTCGGTGGCCCTGCAGGCCCAGCCCGAGCAAGGTGGTGTACGCGCCAGCGTGCAGCGCGAATCCCAGGAAGGCGCGGCACTGGAGCAGGAAGCGGTGGAACAGATGTCGGCCACCTACGCCTTCAAGGCCAACCTGCAAACCCTCCAAACCGAAGACCGCATGCTGGGCGCGCTGCTCAACACGCAGGCATAA
- a CDS encoding DUF2061 domain-containing protein, protein MSRIRRAARQNKTMLLKTGSYYLIHITVAALVAYAVTGNLIASLTLSLLEPTVQAFAFFFHEKAWERSARKARAAAANAAAPQGAPLMPAC, encoded by the coding sequence ATGTCCCGCATTCGCCGCGCCGCCCGCCAGAACAAGACCATGCTGCTCAAGACAGGCAGCTACTACCTGATCCATATCACCGTCGCCGCCTTGGTGGCCTATGCGGTCACCGGCAACCTGATCGCATCGCTCACGCTCAGCCTGCTGGAGCCTACGGTGCAGGCTTTCGCCTTCTTCTTCCATGAAAAAGCCTGGGAGCGCTCCGCGCGCAAGGCCCGTGCCGCTGCGGCCAACGCCGCCGCACCGCAGGGCGCCCCGCTTATGCCTGCGTGTTGA
- a CDS encoding SPFH domain-containing protein, giving the protein MALMDFIKKQFIDILEWTEDGDGTLAWRYPMAGMEIQNGGTLVVRESQMAVFVNEGQVADVFGPGTYKLTTQTLPVLTYLKNWDKLFQSPFKSDVYFFSTRQQIDQKWGTPQPITIRDKDFGAVRLRAFGNYAYRIADPKLFHTEISGTRDSYPVADLEGQLRGMVLQNISNAIAGSGLPFLDLAANQVMFAEALAKELAPHFAKIGLTVESLTVQNVSLPEELQKILDQKIGMGMVGNDMGKFMQYQTAQAIPKFAEGGGGSGIAGDAMGLGAGVALGQVLAQNLQQGLQGGGGAAAQAAGAATAAAAPAGVRPDEVMATLEKLGELKSKGILTQEEFDAKKAELLKKLA; this is encoded by the coding sequence ATGGCCCTCATGGACTTCATCAAGAAACAGTTCATCGACATCCTCGAGTGGACCGAGGACGGCGACGGCACGCTGGCCTGGCGCTACCCGATGGCGGGCATGGAAATCCAGAACGGCGGCACGCTGGTGGTGCGCGAGTCGCAGATGGCCGTCTTCGTCAACGAAGGCCAGGTGGCCGACGTGTTCGGCCCCGGCACCTACAAGCTGACCACGCAGACGCTGCCGGTGCTCACCTACCTGAAGAACTGGGACAAGCTGTTCCAGTCGCCCTTCAAGAGCGACGTGTACTTCTTCAGCACGCGCCAGCAGATCGACCAGAAGTGGGGCACGCCCCAGCCCATCACCATCCGCGACAAGGACTTCGGCGCGGTGCGCCTGCGGGCCTTCGGCAACTACGCCTACCGCATCGCCGACCCCAAGCTGTTCCACACCGAGATCTCGGGCACGCGCGACAGCTACCCCGTGGCCGACCTCGAAGGCCAGCTGCGCGGCATGGTGCTGCAGAACATCAGCAACGCGATTGCGGGCAGCGGCCTGCCGTTTCTGGACCTGGCCGCCAACCAGGTGATGTTTGCCGAGGCGCTGGCCAAGGAGCTGGCCCCCCACTTTGCCAAGATCGGCCTGACGGTTGAGAGCCTGACGGTACAGAACGTCTCCCTGCCCGAAGAACTGCAGAAAATTCTGGACCAGAAAATCGGCATGGGCATGGTCGGCAACGACATGGGCAAGTTCATGCAGTACCAGACGGCGCAGGCCATTCCTAAATTTGCCGAAGGCGGCGGTGGTAGCGGCATTGCCGGTGACGCCATGGGCCTGGGCGCCGGTGTGGCGCTGGGCCAGGTGCTGGCGCAAAACCTGCAGCAAGGCCTGCAAGGCGGTGGCGGCGCGGCGGCACAGGCTGCGGGTGCGGCCACTGCGGCGGCAGCACCGGCAGGCGTGCGGCCCGACGAAGTCATGGCCACGCTGGAAAAGCTGGGCGAGCTCAAGTCCAAGGGCATCCTCACGCAGGAGGAGTTCGACGCCAAGAAGGCTGAACTGCTCAAGAAATTGGCGTAA